One part of the Triplophysa dalaica isolate WHDGS20190420 chromosome 25, ASM1584641v1, whole genome shotgun sequence genome encodes these proteins:
- the dpm3 gene encoding dolichol-phosphate mannosyltransferase subunit 3, whose product MTKLLEWVFGVSLIGITWGLVTFDLLDLQLPPQYKDVAWPMPIYLLVVFGCYSLATVGYRVATFNDCEDAAKELQAQIKEAKGDLKKKGLKM is encoded by the coding sequence ATGACCAAGCTTCTGGAGTGGGTCTTTGGAGTGTCGTTGATTGGCATCACATGGGGACTTGTTACCTTTGACCTCCTTGATTTACAGCTACCTCCACAGTATAAAGACGTGGCCTGGCCAATGCCCATCTATCTGCTGGTGGTGTTCGGGTGTTATTCACTGGCGACTGTGGGTTACCGTGTAGCCACGTTTAATGACTGTGAAGACGCAGCCAAAGAGCTGCAGGCGCAGATAAAAGAAGCCAAAGGCGATTTGAAAAAGAAAGGACTGAAAATGTGA